The genomic window AACCCACACCAGGTCCACGAAGTGCCAGTAGAGTCCCGCCAGCTCGATCCCTTCTGCCGACGAGCGACCAAGCAGCGACCGAACGGCGGTCACACTGAGGATGATTACTCCGGTGAGAACGTGCGACCCGTGAAATCCGGTGAGAATGAAAAACGACGCGCTGAACAGAGGCACGCCCCAGGGATTACTGGTGAGCCGCGCTCCTTCTCCGATGAGGCTTGACCATTCGTAGGCCTGGCACCCGAGGAAGGCCAGACCGCCCAAAATGGTCAGAAGGATGAACCCCACCACGGCCCGACGATCCCCGCGACGCGCCGCCCCCACAGCCGTGGCCATCGTCGCGCTACTGGAGATGAGGATGAACGTCATCAGAGC from Blastocatellia bacterium includes these protein-coding regions:
- a CDS encoding cytochrome c oxidase subunit 3; translated protein: MTDASVSHARVLAWSGETSPFAASWQKVMMWLFIITDGLLFAGLLAGYGFVRIASPHWPDRAEIFHLDFIALMTFILISSSATMATAVGAARRGDRRAVVGFILLTILGGLAFLGCQAYEWSSLIGEGARLTSNPWGVPLFSASFFILTGFHGSHVLTGVIILSVTAVRSLLGRSSAEGIELAGLYWHFVDLVWVFIFTLFYLI